A single region of the Rhipicephalus microplus isolate Deutch F79 chromosome 10, USDA_Rmic, whole genome shotgun sequence genome encodes:
- the LOC119180918 gene encoding uncharacterized protein LOC119180918 has product MIHAQRSGNCAGLSEISFPFDRAWRIASDTHAMSSYELPANAREDVLQRKIAAVRGNLTSLNISNCIVADPASLLSLTSDVKSLETLSCIACPVKASLLLERLLTSLQNVTQLHFSLVDAMDDANEELLKISRLKDMQVSKKTKISKMYVEVAGEHNMKVLLQFLDYCPLLKDLHVHFVHQLGSDFCVAACASITENLLNLETFTCTSEAPFTAQSAHEEAVDLRYCINLHGNVVFRKTPLSLNCAQLRDLAQSHNAVFPVEPVILAAVDTPDLGSQFPIAGSRYNWRATQSLCILLYAQNLESTEYPTIGAMHIPTLRDFFAKLVHLVELNVSSFHIGDGFNFTQVLDAPALRRLRALSLPPCGLRPTGAVRRLAFRLGDVEDLDVRLNLDGRHKRCASCDNDLTIERAEASVFEIESGRLTLSNVPNLVSLDFLRCVWVAHVRFIDDSDEPRFDFSALSRILRYSATLRSLVVKLAFINFCEQSIENSLYPGTALERLCLITKTKLQSSKAQTVVEDMASRPPSIFYIHIHYVDVETGSENSMTWIRRHEGEAVARPSRASAMPGKPCIMCSTQTFVALAKPLYRQLQQNKPRLRRL; this is encoded by the exons ATGATACATGCGCAGCGATCTGGGAACTGCGCGGGCCTCTCAGAAATCAGTTTCCCCTTCGATCGAGCTTGGCGCATCGCTTCAGACACACATGCAATGTCGTCGTACGAGCTGCCCGCTAACGCCAGGGAAGACGTGCTCCAACGCAAGATAGCCGCAGTGCGAGGCAACCTGACTTCGCTTAACATATCCAACTGCATTGTAGCGGATCCGGCGTCCCTGCTTTCGCTCACGTCTGATGTCAAAAGCCTCGAAACTCTCTCGTGCATTGCATGCCCGGTGAAGGCAAGCCTTCTCCTGGAGCGACTACTGACCTCCTTGCAAAACGTCACGCAGCTGCATTTCTCGCTCGTCGATGCCATGGACGACGCCAACGAAGAACTTTTGAAAATCAGCCGCTTGAAAGACATGCAAGTCAGTAAGAAAACCAAGATCAGCAAAATGTATGTCGAAGTCGCGGGCGAACATAACATGAAGGTTCTGCTGCAGTTCCTGGATTACTGTCCGCTCCTGAAAGACTTGCACGTTCACTTCGTGCACCAACTCGGTTCAGACTTCTGCGTGGCGGCTTGCGCATCTATCACCGAAAACTTGCTGAATCTTGAGACCTTTACGTGTACCAGCGAGGCACCCTTCACGGCGCAATCAGCCCATGAGGAGGCGGTAGACTTGCGTTACTGCATTAACCTTCACGGAAATGTGGTGTTCAGGAAGACACCGCTATCATTGAACTGCGCCCAGCTGCGAGACCTGGCCCAGTCGCACAATGCAGTGTTCCCAGTTGAGCCGGTCATCCTTGCGGCCGTCGATACACCGGATCTCGGTAGCCAGTTCCCCATTGCCGGTTCTCGGTACAACTGGAGAGCGACGCAGAGCCTGTGCATCCTGCTGTACGCCCAAAATCTTGAGAGTACCGAGTACCCGACCATCGGCGCTATGCACATCCCGACCTTGCGCGACTTTTTCGCTAAGCTTGTCCACCTCGTCGAGCTCAACGTCAGCTCCTTTCACATTGGTGACGGCTTCAACTTCACACAGGTGCTGGACGCGCCCGCTCTGCGGCGCCTCCGAGCGCTGTCCCTACCACCATGTGGCCTGCGCCCGACAGGGGCAGTGCGCCGGCTTGCTTTCCGGCTCGGCGACGTCGAAGACCTGGATGTCCGACTCAACCTGGACGGCCGCCACAAGCGTTGCGCTTCGTGCGACAACGATCTGACAATTGAACGTGCTGAAGCGAGTGTGTTTGAAATCGAGTCAGGCCGTCTTACGTTGAGCAACGTTCCGAACTTGGTTTCTTTAGACTTCCTTCGGTGCGTCTGGGTGGCCCATGTGCGCTTCATCGATGACTCTGACGAACCGCGTTTCGACTTCAGCGCTCTCTCCAGAATTCTACGCTACAGCGCAACCCTCCGCTCCCTCGTCGTGAAGCTGGCCTTCATCAACTTCTGCGAGCAGTCCATCGAG aactccCTGTACCCTGGCACTGCTTTGGAACGCCTTTGCCTGATCACCAAGACTAAACTGCAATCATCAAAGGCGCAGACGGTCGTCGAAGACATGGCCAGTCGGCCGCCATCCATATTCTACATCCACATTCATTACGTGGATGTTGAGACGGGCTCGGAGAACAGCATGACCTGGATTCGCCGACACGAAGGCGAAGCGGTGGCACGGCCGAGTCGAGCAAGTGCGATGCCAGGGAAGCCCTGCATCATGTGCTCTACACAGACCTTCGTGGCCCTCGCAAAGCCGCTCTACCGCCAACTGCAGCAGAACAAGCCGCGCTTACGACGCCTCTAA